In Mycolicibacterium lutetiense, the sequence GACGCCGCGCTGGAGACGTTCGGCACGGTGAACGGATTGGTCAACAACGCCGTGGCCAGCGCCGGACCCATACCGTTCGTCGACATCCCCGCACAGGAGTACGAGCGGGTTCACGACACCGGGCCACGGGCGACGTTCCGGCTCATGCAGGCGGTCCACCCGGTCATGGTCAAAGGCGGCGGCGGATCCATCGTCAATCTCGGCTCGGCCGCGGGCACGGTTGGCACCCACTCTTTCGGTGCGTACGCCGGCGCCAAGGAGGCGATTCGCGGCATGTCCAAGGTGGCCGCCCTGGAATGGGGCGTCGACAGGATCCGCGTCAACGTGGTCTGCCCGCTCGCCGAGACGGACGGCTTGAAAGTGTTGCGGGACATGGCGCCCAAACAGTACGAGGCGGTCGTCAGGAGCACCTCGCTCAAACGAATCGGCGACCCCACCGACGACATCGG encodes:
- a CDS encoding SDR family NAD(P)-dependent oxidoreductase, yielding MSSYSHPHSLDGHVAIVTGAARGVGKGIATALLSRGARVLVTDILDEVLANTTAEFTDAGYEVASVVADLREADSARHIVDAALETFGTVNGLVNNAVASAGPIPFVDIPAQEYERVHDTGPRATFRLMQAVHPVMVKGGGGSIVNLGSAAGTVGTHSFGAYAGAKEAIRGMSKVAALEWGVDRIRVNVVCPLAETDGLKVLRDMAPKQYEAVVRSTSLKRIGDPTDDIGAVVAFLIGDDSTYLTGQTLLVDGGAGSFR